Proteins from one Paenibacillus amylolyticus genomic window:
- a CDS encoding aldo/keto reductase, translating to MKHVQDTTTLYNGVKMPWLGFGVFKVKDGDEVVHAVKTAIQAGYRSIDTAKAYNNETGVAQGIRESGIAREDLFITTKVWNSDQGYESTLAAFEASMERLELDYLDLYLIHWPVKGKYKDTWRALEKLHKEGRIRAIGVSNFQIHHLEDLMIDATVKPAVNQVELHPLLIQTELREYCNKHQIQIEAWSPLGQGHLMDHPWLQDIAAKYSKSPAQVILRWDLQNGIVTIPKSVTPERIRANADLYDFELTSEEIEQINGLNENKRFGSDPDNFNF from the coding sequence ACAACCACGCTCTATAACGGAGTCAAAATGCCATGGCTGGGTTTTGGGGTATTCAAAGTTAAAGACGGAGACGAAGTCGTTCATGCTGTCAAAACGGCCATTCAGGCCGGGTATCGCAGCATCGATACAGCCAAAGCGTATAACAATGAAACAGGTGTCGCTCAGGGTATTCGTGAATCTGGAATAGCTCGTGAGGATCTGTTCATTACCACCAAAGTATGGAATAGCGATCAGGGATATGAATCCACACTGGCCGCCTTCGAAGCCAGCATGGAACGACTCGAACTGGATTATCTGGATCTCTATCTCATCCACTGGCCGGTCAAAGGCAAGTACAAAGATACATGGAGAGCACTGGAGAAGCTCCACAAGGAAGGACGCATCCGCGCAATTGGCGTGAGCAATTTCCAGATTCATCACTTGGAAGACCTCATGATTGATGCCACGGTCAAACCTGCCGTCAATCAGGTGGAACTTCATCCGCTTTTGATTCAAACGGAGCTTCGGGAGTATTGCAACAAACACCAGATTCAGATCGAAGCCTGGTCTCCACTCGGACAAGGTCATCTGATGGATCATCCGTGGCTTCAGGACATCGCCGCCAAATACAGCAAGTCCCCCGCACAAGTCATTCTACGCTGGGATCTGCAGAACGGCATTGTAACGATACCGAAATCCGTTACGCCTGAGCGTATTCGCGCGAATGCCGATCTCTACGATTTTGAGTTAACTTCGGAAGAAATAGAGCAGATTAACGGCCTGAACGAGAACAAACGCTTTGGTTCCGACCCAGACAACTTTAATTTTTAA